In Deltaproteobacteria bacterium, the genomic window ACGCCGACCGCTACAATCCCGAAGCGGCGAAGGAAGCTTGGAGCAGAACGACCGGTTTCTTTAAAGCGACTCTGGCGTAAATTGGATGTCGCAATTGCGACCATGCGGCATGTGGCCGACTCCAACGAGTCGGTTCACATGCCGCGTTTTTTTCGATTGCCGGGCCGGTTGAAGCGATTTGAACTATTTGGTTTCGGCTAGCAGTGGGCGCTCGCCGATCGACTTGCGGGCAAGTTCTGGCGTGATGATATAGGGACCTTCACTGGTGTCGCGCCAGATTTGTTTGGTCAGCTCGACATTGCCGCCGCTGGCAACAAACGATAGCGCGCCGCCGGCGGCGCCCACCGCCATGGAAAATACTTTCAATGGCAAAAATATTAAATTACCGGCCGTCAATTCGACGGCCATGCCGGCCTTTTCGATCACGTCTTCGGCGCGCAGATAACTCGGCGCAAAGTTGATTGCCGTTACGATCGCGAGAGTTGCCGCCCATTTATTTTTTCTCATTCGATTACCCTCTGCCAAAAAATCTTTGTCGGATGGCGTCGACGCCGTGGGTTGGATTCCAGTAGCGGCGCACGCCGAAATAGTAACTGCAGGCCTCATTGTCGAGATCGTTGTTGAAACAGCGCAATTGGCCGTCTTGAAAGCGCACGCGGGCCAGACAGGTGCCGCCCGGAATCGATGATGTCATGATTTCCATGACAACGCCTAATCCCCATTCCTCATAACGTATGTGATTGACCTCGTCGCCGACGCGCAGATAGAGCCGCTTGTTATCGCCGGCAGCCAGGGATTTTTCCCGGCGCCGTTGGAAGTGTTTGAGGGTGAGGCTGACATTGGCTGCGCTTGGCGCGGTGGCGGCACCGCTGCGCGGTTCGGTGGGCGCATCCACTGGTTTCAAGCGGCTAGTTCGCGCCGGTACGGACGCGATCGTTTTTCGCGGTGATTTACCTTTGCGCACAAATGATCCTTTTGAATCAGCTGTCCCTCGAAATTAAATATCGCCGTCGCCAAACATCCGATCGATGGCGCATCATCACAGAAATCGGCGCCAATAGTCAAGCTCGGTTGCGCCATAAAATTATTGTTACAACTCCAAGAATGGCGCAACCGCTTCAGCTAGGCGCTCGGGATTATCCTGATGCACCATGTGGCCGGCGTTGTCGATGACGACGTGGCGCTGATCGCGCAGCGCTTGGTAACGTTGCTGCTTGTCGGTGCGGCGGGTCTGGCGGCTCTGTTGGCCGTCGACGATCAACACCGGGCACTCGATGCGGCGAAAAAACTCCAACGCTTGGGCGCTGTAAAAAGGTTGAGGCGATGCGGTGCGGTGCAGTGGATCGAACTTCCAGACCCATTTACCGTGGTGATTTTGCTTCATGGCGGCGCGCGCCAAGTCCAACGCGAAGGCATCGTTCAAACGCGGATTGCTTTGGCGGAGTTGGCTGGCGCCGGCTTCGATGCTGGTGTATTCACGAAAATGGCGGCGGCCGCGCTCGCGCACTTCGTCGATCCACAATTGCATGCGCGCGGGGGCGTCGGAAAATTCCATGCCCACCGGTCCGACGCCTTCGATGAGCACGAGCTTGGTGACGCGATTGGCAAAGGTTCCGGAGTATTGAAAGGCGATGGTGCCGCCCATGGAATGGCCGATCAACTTGCACTGCGATATTCCCGCCGCGCGCAGCACGCAATCGAGATCGTAAACATAGTCGGGAAAATGATAGTAACCGCCAGCGCCGACCCAGCCGCTATCGCCGTGGCCGCGGCAATCGGGCGCGATGATCCGCAGCGGGCGATGGCTCTTTGCTTGCAACGCCGCGACGAACAAGCGCCAGCTGTATGCGAGATCGAGAAAGCCATGAACAAGCACCAGCGGTTCGCCGCCAGGTTCACCCCATTCCAAATAGTGCAGCGGCAAGCCCAGGGACTCGACGATATGTTCACGGGGCGCCGTCATGATGCTAGATTTTTTTGATCGGCACTTCGACAAAATCGCTTTGCGCTTGGGACCAGGCGAAGGCGCACATGCGTTTGACCTCGCGGCCGTAGATCGACACGACGATTTGCGTCGCGTTGGGAAAGGTCGGTTCGCCGAAGGGGCTGGCGAAGGCTTTGTCCTCGGCGGAAAAGTAGGCTTCGTGGTCGGGATGCGAATGGTAGAACGCTTTGAGGTTGGCGCCGTTTCTGGCGCCGTTGTCGATGACGCGCTCGAGTTCATTCAAATCCATGGCGTAGGCGATCACCGCGGTGCGCGGATAAGTTTCGGGATCGAGGGCGTGCAGTTTGTTCTGAATATTATCTAGCGGCTGCACGGTCTCGTGGGCGCCGTTCGCCAAGATCACGCCGCAGCATTCGTCGGGGAAAGTTTCTCGAGCGTGGCGGGCAACCGCGTTCCACGCGTCGCTGCTCAAGGTGAATTCACTCGC contains:
- a CDS encoding alpha/beta hydrolase, translated to MTAPREHIVESLGLPLHYLEWGEPGGEPLVLVHGFLDLAYSWRLFVAALQAKSHRPLRIIAPDCRGHGDSGWVGAGGYYHFPDYVYDLDCVLRAAGISQCKLIGHSMGGTIAFQYSGTFANRVTKLVLIEGVGPVGMEFSDAPARMQLWIDEVRERGRRHFREYTSIEAGASQLRQSNPRLNDAFALDLARAAMKQNHHGKWVWKFDPLHRTASPQPFYSAQALEFFRRIECPVLIVDGQQSRQTRRTDKQQRYQALRDQRHVVIDNAGHMVHQDNPERLAEAVAPFLEL
- a CDS encoding DUF3553 domain-containing protein produces the protein MAAGDNKRLYLRVGDEVNHIRYEEWGLGVVMEIMTSSIPGGTCLARVRFQDGQLRCFNNDLDNEACSYYFGVRRYWNPTHGVDAIRQRFFGRG